Genomic window (Candidatus Atribacteria bacterium ADurb.Bin276):
ATTAAAACCAGCCATGAATTATTCTTTAGCGGGTCGAACTATGATGTTTGATGTAAAAAAAGCTCAATGGTCGTCAGAAATTTTAGATATAGCAGGGATTGACGAGAATCAATTAGCCCAACCCTTTCCATCAGGGCAAGCAATAGGTCTTGTTTCTGAGGCCTTCAGAAAAAAGATGGGATGGCCACATCCAGTCTTAGTGGCTTGTGGCGCTCACGACCAACCATCAGGAGCTTTGGGAGCAGGCGTCATTCGACCTTATTTAGCAATGGATGCCACCGGAACCGTGGAGTGTATAGCACCGGCTATCTCTCAATTAGTGTTAACACCTTTGATGAGAGAAAACAATCTTTGTTGTTATCATCATTCGGTTTCCGATCTTTTTATCACTTTAGTTTATAATTTTACCGGCGGGCAGCTTCTCCGCTGGTATCGGGATAATTTCGCTGGCTTGGAAAAAGAACAATCACGACTCCTTCAAAAAAATGTTTATGACCTCATTCTTGATGGACTACCAGAAGATCCAACCAACCTTTATGTCCTCCCTCATTTTACCACCACTGGTACCCCATATTTTGATACGAATTCTTGCGGGATGATTGTTGGATTAAAATTCCAAACTACCAATAAAGAAGTGGTGAAAGCTCTTTTAGAAGGAATTAGCTTGGAGATGAAATTTAATCTTGAGTTACTTTCAAATGCTGGAGTTGAGGTGAGAGCTTTACGTGCGATTGGTGGAGGAGCACGAAATGAACATTGGTTACAGATTAAAGCTGATGTATATAACCTGCCAGTTGAAACCCTGAATGTTTCCGAAGCTGCTTGCTTAGGAGCGGCTTTATTAGGAAGAAAAGCCAGAGAAAATATTGAGGATTTTTCTTCATTAGTTAACTCGATTGTCCAGGTAAAACAAGTATATGAACCAAATCCAACCAACGCCAATCGGTACCTTGAAAAATATGAAGTTTATAAACACTTATATCCAGCTCTTAAACAATGTATTTATAAAAATTAAAGAATAGTGATTGGTATTGATAATGGAGATGGAAAAGTAAAA
Coding sequences:
- the xylB_2 gene encoding Xylulose kinase — protein: MDLSYLGIDVGTTGCKVIAFDEEGRTVAQAYREYPLYQLNQGWIELDADEVFRSVEDCLQEVSNFYRGDYPVSLAISAQGEAVIPVDEKGGCLARSMVTFDERGDEFVPFWKEKLGEEKFFKITGMPLSGIGTINKILWWKKYTPDIFSKARYFLCYEDFIVFRLGLKPAMNYSLAGRTMMFDVKKAQWSSEILDIAGIDENQLAQPFPSGQAIGLVSEAFRKKMGWPHPVLVACGAHDQPSGALGAGVIRPYLAMDATGTVECIAPAISQLVLTPLMRENNLCCYHHSVSDLFITLVYNFTGGQLLRWYRDNFAGLEKEQSRLLQKNVYDLILDGLPEDPTNLYVLPHFTTTGTPYFDTNSCGMIVGLKFQTTNKEVVKALLEGISLEMKFNLELLSNAGVEVRALRAIGGGARNEHWLQIKADVYNLPVETLNVSEAACLGAALLGRKARENIEDFSSLVNSIVQVKQVYEPNPTNANRYLEKYEVYKHLYPALKQCIYKN